From Chryseobacterium joostei, the proteins below share one genomic window:
- a CDS encoding dihydrodipicolinate synthase family protein: protein MKNVPFKGIIAYPITPFDENEKVDIPLFKHLVERLITSGSHGIAPLGSTGVMPYLSDEEKEEVTEATLQQVKGRIPTLVGVSNLTTEKTIHHAQFAEKAGADAVMIIPMSYWKLTDDEIVAHYDAVARKISIPIMAYNNPATSGVDMSPALLKRLLEIPNVTMIKESTGDIQRMHYLRRELGEEVAFYNGSNPLALAAFSAGARGWCTAAPNLIPELNIGLYNAVEEGDLEKAKTIFYQQFDLLKFIVSKGLPRAVKSGLNILGEDGGNLRSPLKPLHDKETEELKNIIKTLIN from the coding sequence ATGAAAAATGTACCATTTAAGGGAATTATAGCATATCCTATCACCCCTTTTGATGAAAATGAAAAAGTAGACATTCCTCTTTTCAAGCATTTGGTAGAAAGGCTGATTACTTCCGGAAGCCATGGAATTGCTCCATTGGGCAGTACAGGAGTAATGCCCTATCTGTCTGATGAAGAAAAGGAGGAAGTTACAGAAGCTACCTTACAGCAAGTGAAAGGAAGAATTCCTACTCTTGTTGGAGTTTCTAATCTTACAACGGAGAAAACAATTCACCACGCTCAGTTTGCCGAGAAGGCGGGAGCTGATGCAGTGATGATCATTCCGATGAGTTACTGGAAACTTACAGATGACGAGATTGTAGCACATTATGATGCGGTAGCCCGTAAAATTTCCATTCCGATTATGGCCTACAATAACCCGGCAACAAGTGGAGTAGACATGTCACCAGCCCTGTTGAAAAGACTGCTTGAGATTCCTAACGTAACGATGATCAAAGAAAGCACGGGAGACATTCAAAGGATGCATTATCTGAGAAGAGAATTAGGTGAAGAAGTAGCGTTCTATAATGGTTCAAATCCTTTAGCTCTAGCTGCGTTTTCTGCGGGAGCAAGAGGCTGGTGTACCGCTGCACCCAATCTTATTCCTGAACTTAACATTGGACTTTATAATGCGGTTGAGGAGGGTGATCTTGAAAAGGCAAAAACGATTTTCTATCAACAGTTTGACCTTTTAAAATTTATTGTCAGTAAAGGATTGCCAAGAGCTGTAAAATCAGGTCTTAATATTCTGGGTGAAGATGGTGGAAATTTAAGAAGTCCTTTAAAACCTCTACACGATAAAGAAACTGAAGAATTAAAAAATATTATTAAAACTCTTATTAATTAA
- a CDS encoding pyridoxamine 5'-phosphate oxidase family protein: MSTQNLTHLEAIKKIKELSEKARICMFCTELETTPINSRPMTLQETDDSGNLWFISSGTSNKNFEIKEDRRVQLFFMNNGDSQYLSVYGEASVYKDKATIEKKWSPLAKAWFDGKDDPNVTIIRVEPKETYYWDTKAGKLVSLFSFVTSAIIGHKTNNSDGVEGNAII; encoded by the coding sequence ATGTCAACACAAAATCTCACCCATCTCGAAGCGATCAAAAAGATCAAAGAATTGTCAGAAAAAGCCCGAATATGTATGTTCTGTACAGAATTGGAAACCACCCCTATCAATTCTAGACCAATGACACTGCAGGAAACTGATGACAGCGGAAATCTCTGGTTTATCAGCAGTGGAACCAGCAATAAGAATTTTGAAATAAAAGAAGACCGCAGAGTACAATTATTTTTTATGAACAATGGTGATTCCCAATACCTTTCAGTGTACGGAGAAGCTTCTGTTTATAAGGATAAAGCTACTATAGAAAAAAAATGGTCTCCTCTGGCCAAAGCCTGGTTTGATGGAAAGGACGATCCCAATGTTACCATTATCCGGGTAGAACCTAAAGAAACCTATTATTGGGATACCAAAGCCGGAAAACTGGTAAGTTTATTCAGTTTTGTTACTTCAGCAATAATTGGGCATAAAACCAATAATTCTGACGGTGTAGAGGGAAATGCAATAATTTAG
- a CDS encoding cupin domain-containing protein produces MDKKEFSSKDFHETFARPKYVKPAYLIHKNVENAGEHNQFSTERKHPVFFVDLPSKNVSMTIGGLLPAQQTNRHRHTYETVLFVLEGKGWTEVEDERVHWEAGDAVYIPSWAWHKHQNLSDTEPAKYIACENAPQLQNLGVALREEEGRDL; encoded by the coding sequence ATGGACAAAAAAGAATTCAGTTCAAAAGACTTTCACGAAACATTTGCAAGACCAAAGTATGTAAAACCAGCATATTTAATTCATAAAAATGTAGAGAATGCAGGGGAACATAACCAATTTTCAACAGAGAGAAAGCACCCAGTGTTTTTTGTAGATCTTCCCAGTAAAAATGTAAGCATGACTATTGGAGGGCTTCTTCCGGCACAACAAACAAACAGACACCGCCATACCTATGAAACCGTATTATTTGTGCTTGAGGGAAAAGGCTGGACAGAAGTAGAGGATGAGCGCGTTCATTGGGAAGCAGGAGATGCTGTTTATATCCCTTCATGGGCGTGGCATAAGCATCAAAACCTTAGTGATACTGAACCTGCTAAATATATTGCCTGTGAAAATGCACCACAGCTTCAGAATCTGGGGGTTGCATTGAGGGAAGAAGAGGGAAGAGATCTTTAA
- the pdeM gene encoding ligase-associated DNA damage response endonuclease PdeM, whose translation MFIVTKDISIQNEVFTLTNQRAVFWKKEKALILSDLHIGKTAHFRKNGIALANHIMKSDLERLSALIEYFQPEKFIVVGDLLHAGDNSDVDEFCTWRSQYPDLHFYLIEGNHDRISEQLKKKLCLNFKKSLLEVDGFTFIHDFDKTKTGFQITGHIHPGIVLNSAVKSIRLPCFALSTNQLLLPAFSEFTGLDTKNLPKKSKFFVFTDAEIYEI comes from the coding sequence GTGTTTATTGTTACAAAAGATATTTCAATTCAAAACGAGGTTTTTACTTTAACCAATCAGCGTGCTGTATTTTGGAAAAAGGAAAAAGCACTGATACTTTCTGATCTTCACATCGGGAAGACCGCTCATTTTCGTAAAAATGGGATTGCACTAGCCAATCATATTATGAAAAGTGATCTGGAAAGACTTTCAGCATTGATTGAATACTTCCAGCCTGAGAAATTTATTGTTGTCGGTGATTTGCTTCATGCAGGGGATAATTCTGATGTGGACGAATTCTGCACATGGAGAAGTCAATATCCTGATCTTCATTTTTATCTTATTGAAGGCAATCATGACCGCATTTCAGAACAGTTAAAGAAAAAACTTTGCCTGAATTTTAAGAAATCCTTACTGGAAGTTGATGGATTTACCTTTATTCATGATTTTGATAAAACAAAAACAGGTTTCCAGATTACCGGACATATTCATCCCGGAATTGTTTTAAACTCTGCTGTAAAAAGTATCAGACTTCCCTGCTTTGCCCTTAGTACAAATCAATTATTATTACCCGCATTCAGCGAGTTTACAGGGCTTGATACTAAAAATCTGCCTAAGAAAAGTAAGTTTTTTGTTTTTACAGACGCAGAGATCTATGAAATTTAA
- a CDS encoding nitrilase family protein, translated as MNIKISTAQFENKSGDKEYNLSVIEKLSAQAASQGSNVMVFHECSITGYTFARKLSKEQLLDIAEIIPDGESIQRLQQIATQHNITILAGLFEKDEQNNLFKAYVCVDKTGLKAKYRKLHPFINPHLTPGNEYCVFDILGWKCGILICYDNNIIENVRATKLLGADIIFMPHVTMCTPSTRPGAGFVDPQLWENREKDPTSLRLEFNGMKGRDWLMKWLPSRAYDNGAYIVFSNPIGMDDDQLKNGCSMIIDPFGDVVAECRSFEDSFETTIITPEKLTQAGGYRYIKARRPELYGKIIGQEHFSEQKVVWLDDKDK; from the coding sequence ATGAATATTAAAATTTCAACAGCACAATTTGAGAACAAAAGTGGGGATAAGGAATATAATCTCTCTGTTATAGAAAAATTGTCTGCACAGGCTGCTTCACAGGGTTCAAATGTCATGGTCTTCCATGAATGTTCAATCACAGGATATACTTTTGCCCGAAAACTTTCAAAAGAACAGCTTCTCGATATTGCCGAAATCATTCCTGATGGAGAAAGCATTCAAAGGCTACAACAGATTGCTACGCAGCACAATATTACCATACTGGCCGGTCTCTTTGAAAAGGATGAGCAAAACAATCTTTTTAAAGCCTATGTGTGCGTAGATAAAACCGGATTGAAGGCGAAGTACAGAAAACTCCACCCATTCATCAATCCACATCTTACCCCTGGAAATGAATACTGTGTATTTGATATTTTGGGATGGAAGTGCGGAATTCTTATCTGCTATGACAATAATATTATTGAAAATGTAAGGGCGACCAAGCTTTTGGGTGCTGATATTATCTTTATGCCGCATGTTACCATGTGCACCCCTTCTACAAGACCGGGAGCAGGCTTTGTGGATCCTCAACTTTGGGAAAACAGAGAAAAAGACCCTACTTCTTTACGATTAGAATTTAATGGAATGAAAGGAAGAGACTGGCTGATGAAATGGCTTCCATCAAGGGCTTATGACAACGGAGCTTATATTGTTTTTTCAAACCCTATCGGGATGGATGATGATCAGCTTAAGAATGGATGCTCCATGATTATTGATCCTTTTGGAGATGTTGTTGCGGAATGCCGTTCGTTTGAAGATAGTTTTGAAACGACCATCATTACCCCTGAAAAACTGACACAGGCAGGAGGTTATAGATATATTAAGGCACGAAGACCTGAATTATATGGCAAAATTATTGGGCAGGAACATTTTTCTGAGCAGAAAGTGGTGTGGCTGGATGATAAAGATAAATAA
- a CDS encoding helix-turn-helix domain-containing protein: MQISPPKHLAPFIRHYIFLDNSKNDIKNVRLFTDGSTGLILSGNMNLYSHLSEKSMPLSFFYGGLNSYKDFHSKGTFSLIAVVFQPYFLNILLKVSAKEVKNQIISVEDVLKNKLQPYQEDLFNKVNPLSVIRSLNIFFTNFLSGEIDSDFHFITAVQQYILQNKGSASSKDLEIFSGYSERHLERKFDNYMGMTPKKYSNIIRLHYFLSLMNKGIKDENMTVLSYHAGYSDQSHMIREFKNNIGLTPRQYVKTENKMAVNFIEL; the protein is encoded by the coding sequence ATGCAGATTTCACCTCCAAAACATCTGGCTCCTTTCATCAGACATTATATCTTTTTAGATAATTCTAAAAATGACATAAAAAATGTAAGGCTGTTTACAGACGGAAGTACCGGGCTTATTCTATCTGGTAACATGAACCTGTATTCTCATCTTTCGGAGAAGAGTATGCCGCTTTCTTTTTTTTATGGTGGATTAAATAGCTACAAGGATTTTCACTCAAAAGGAACATTTTCTTTGATCGCAGTAGTTTTCCAACCGTATTTCTTAAATATTCTTCTAAAGGTTTCTGCAAAAGAAGTTAAAAATCAGATAATCTCGGTAGAAGATGTCCTAAAGAACAAATTACAGCCTTATCAGGAAGATCTTTTTAATAAAGTGAATCCTTTATCGGTTATTCGTAGTCTGAATATATTTTTCACCAACTTTTTATCTGGAGAAATAGACTCTGACTTTCATTTTATAACCGCTGTACAGCAGTATATTCTCCAAAATAAAGGTTCTGCATCCTCAAAAGATTTGGAAATATTTTCGGGTTACTCAGAACGTCACCTTGAGAGAAAATTTGATAATTATATGGGAATGACACCCAAAAAATACAGCAATATTATCAGACTTCACTATTTTCTAAGCCTTATGAATAAGGGAATAAAAGATGAAAATATGACGGTTCTTTCTTATCATGCAGGATATTCTGACCAGTCCCACATGATCAGGGAGTTCAAAAATAATATTGGGCTTACTCCCCGACAATATGTGAAAACAGAAAACAAAATGGCCGTTAATTTCATTGAGTTATAA
- a CDS encoding AraC family transcriptional regulator produces the protein MKCGLIEKTESQFVDTIEKEAYVWCEKDWKHDDYEHIHNRAQLTFVEDGYQYFHIDQKIYLVPQHHVIWVPSGKAHKITSEAKTVNLMVFLFKSFFDEDFYQNVQVFAAPPVLKEMLFYASKWNQSLEKNEEQDIFFKAILRSLPNFYKESSGLEIPVPGDARLIPVCNDINTNFKYNLDIDSLAEKATMSVRTLQRIFKSETGITLQKYLQLTRILKSIELIDTQQYNLSEIAYKVGYQSLSAFTTSYFAVMKAKPRINKG, from the coding sequence ATGAAATGTGGACTGATTGAAAAAACGGAAAGCCAATTTGTAGATACCATCGAAAAGGAAGCTTATGTATGGTGCGAAAAAGACTGGAAACATGATGACTACGAACATATTCACAATCGTGCCCAGCTTACCTTTGTAGAGGATGGCTATCAGTATTTTCATATTGATCAGAAGATTTATCTTGTTCCTCAGCATCATGTGATTTGGGTTCCGTCCGGAAAAGCACATAAAATTACCTCAGAAGCAAAAACTGTCAATCTAATGGTATTTTTATTCAAATCTTTCTTTGATGAAGATTTTTATCAGAATGTTCAGGTTTTTGCAGCTCCTCCTGTCTTGAAGGAAATGCTATTTTATGCTTCAAAATGGAATCAGTCATTAGAAAAGAATGAAGAGCAGGATATTTTTTTTAAGGCCATCTTAAGAAGTCTTCCCAATTTCTATAAGGAAAGCAGTGGGCTCGAAATTCCTGTTCCAGGAGATGCACGGCTTATTCCTGTTTGTAATGATATTAATACCAACTTTAAGTATAATCTGGATATAGATTCACTGGCTGAAAAGGCAACAATGTCAGTAAGAACCCTGCAGCGTATTTTTAAAAGTGAAACAGGAATTACCCTCCAAAAATATCTTCAACTGACAAGAATTTTAAAAAGCATTGAACTGATAGACACCCAACAGTACAACTTGAGTGAAATTGCTTATAAAGTAGGCTATCAAAGTCTTTCTGCCTTTACAACTTCTTACTTTGCTGTTATGAAAGCTAAACCTAGAATTAATAAAGGCTAA
- a CDS encoding Atu1372/SO_1960 family protein, whose amino-acid sequence MKKLCSFFILTLLLSTTYIMAQNKAKVLVLIHSDNGGTYELAKEIAKGIEIENNAVSSIKLVKASQNPSLKGLPVATVDELTNYDGIAFGSPVYFGNISTGMSEFLSKTVQIWTSHGLEGVPATVFMSAGSGAGKELALQSFWNSLAVHGMVLVSNGIRGTEELNKAIPQGNSVLGITSMASLKDVERPTKGERHLAELQGKNFAKVALALKDTRSKKNTPIVENHQNFNEILKQKNIVLPQVPKPAGNYQPFVRSGNLVFINQVALKDGKIFNAGKLGIDVNEQQVKDATKVTMLNVLSVLNEAVGGDLGRVKQCVQLTGIFNTKDDYTKHADLMNIASDLAVEVFGEKGKHARATFGASSIPVNSSVEIQAVFEVE is encoded by the coding sequence ATGAAAAAACTATGTTCTTTTTTTATTTTAACTTTACTATTAAGCACCACCTACATTATGGCACAGAATAAAGCTAAAGTACTCGTACTTATCCATTCAGATAATGGCGGAACCTATGAATTGGCTAAAGAAATCGCCAAAGGAATTGAAATCGAAAATAATGCTGTTTCATCCATTAAATTAGTTAAGGCATCACAAAATCCAAGTCTAAAAGGACTTCCGGTAGCAACAGTGGATGAACTTACCAATTATGACGGAATAGCCTTTGGTTCTCCGGTTTATTTCGGGAATATAAGCACTGGAATGAGTGAATTTTTATCTAAAACGGTACAAATCTGGACCAGCCATGGGCTAGAGGGAGTTCCTGCAACGGTATTTATGTCAGCAGGAAGCGGAGCAGGAAAAGAACTTGCCCTTCAGTCTTTCTGGAACAGTCTTGCAGTACACGGAATGGTTTTGGTATCCAACGGAATTCGTGGTACTGAAGAGCTTAATAAAGCAATTCCACAAGGAAATAGTGTTTTGGGAATTACAAGCATGGCTTCTCTAAAGGATGTTGAACGTCCTACAAAAGGAGAGCGTCATTTGGCAGAGCTTCAAGGAAAAAACTTTGCAAAGGTAGCTTTAGCCCTGAAAGACACGCGTTCTAAAAAGAATACACCCATCGTGGAAAATCATCAGAATTTTAATGAGATTTTAAAACAAAAAAATATTGTTCTTCCCCAGGTTCCTAAGCCTGCCGGAAATTATCAACCGTTTGTACGTTCAGGAAACCTTGTATTCATTAATCAAGTTGCCTTAAAGGATGGAAAAATCTTCAACGCCGGAAAATTGGGAATAGATGTCAACGAACAGCAGGTAAAGGATGCTACAAAAGTTACCATGCTGAATGTATTGTCTGTCCTTAATGAAGCTGTTGGTGGAGATTTAGGAAGAGTAAAGCAATGTGTACAACTTACAGGAATTTTTAATACTAAGGATGATTATACCAAACATGCAGATCTTATGAATATTGCTTCGGATCTGGCTGTTGAAGTCTTTGGAGAGAAAGGAAAACATGCAAGAGCTACATTTGGAGCATCATCCATACCTGTTAACTCTTCAGTTGAAATTCAAGCTGTTTTTGAAGTAGAATAG
- the pdxR gene encoding MocR-like pyridoxine biosynthesis transcription factor PdxR, which yields MLRPWKLEFEIDKKLDKAVYLQIADTIITDIRSGRLKAGDTLPGSRNMAAMLKINRNTVVEAYQVLINEEWVISKERKGIFVSDKIPVMHSKSLNRTSETDYQSMVANGMLISFDDGHPDSKIAPVTELARAYRQIFSIKAKWQMMGYGDEHGDIEFRKMISKMLNHQRGMQIQENEISITRGSQMGMFLTAQSLLTSGDGVIVENPGYQPAWQAFEYTGATLIPVSVDEEGIDIEAVEKRLIQHKNIKAIYITPHRQYPTTVTLSLSRRLKLIELSNKHNITIIEDDYDNEFHFGYRPILPLSSFPELNNYVYIGTLSKVVAPALRIGYLATKNQDLLKKIGNLRKIIDVHGDVIMEQAVLQLIKDGAVKKHIKKATVHYKNKRDFVYSLLKKYMKDVAHFTLPEGGLAFWIAPKAQIDWDVATTLLLEKNIKIIHPKQYSRNYVNGFRLSYGSLPEDQLEQSIVIISEVFAKLSE from the coding sequence ATGCTACGACCTTGGAAATTAGAATTTGAAATCGATAAAAAACTTGATAAAGCAGTTTACTTACAAATTGCAGATACCATTATTACAGATATTAGATCCGGAAGATTGAAAGCCGGAGATACACTTCCGGGCAGTCGAAATATGGCTGCAATGCTGAAAATCAATAGAAATACGGTTGTAGAAGCCTACCAGGTTTTAATCAATGAAGAATGGGTAATTTCCAAGGAGAGGAAGGGTATTTTTGTATCTGATAAAATACCGGTAATGCATTCAAAAAGCCTGAATAGGACTTCGGAAACTGATTATCAATCTATGGTAGCTAATGGTATGTTAATCAGTTTTGATGATGGGCATCCGGATAGTAAAATTGCTCCTGTTACAGAATTGGCAAGAGCTTACAGGCAGATTTTCAGCATCAAAGCAAAATGGCAGATGATGGGTTATGGAGACGAGCATGGAGATATTGAGTTTCGAAAAATGATTTCAAAAATGTTGAATCATCAACGCGGAATGCAGATTCAGGAAAATGAAATATCCATTACCAGAGGAAGCCAGATGGGAATGTTTCTTACCGCTCAAAGCCTGTTAACCTCAGGTGATGGTGTGATTGTAGAAAATCCGGGGTATCAACCGGCCTGGCAGGCTTTTGAATATACCGGAGCTACTCTAATCCCTGTATCTGTGGATGAAGAAGGAATTGATATTGAAGCTGTTGAAAAACGTTTAATTCAACACAAAAATATAAAGGCAATCTACATAACGCCTCACCGACAATATCCTACAACGGTTACCTTAAGCTTATCAAGAAGACTAAAGTTGATAGAGCTATCTAATAAGCACAATATTACAATTATTGAGGATGATTATGACAATGAGTTTCATTTTGGATATCGCCCTATTTTACCGCTCTCAAGCTTTCCTGAACTTAACAATTATGTTTATATAGGAACGTTGAGTAAAGTAGTGGCACCTGCTTTAAGAATTGGCTATTTAGCGACTAAGAATCAGGATTTATTAAAGAAAATAGGAAATTTAAGAAAGATCATTGATGTACATGGAGACGTCATTATGGAACAAGCTGTTTTACAACTAATTAAGGATGGAGCCGTAAAAAAGCACATTAAAAAAGCGACTGTTCATTACAAGAATAAAAGGGATTTTGTGTACAGCCTTTTGAAAAAATATATGAAAGATGTTGCCCATTTCACCTTGCCTGAAGGGGGACTGGCATTCTGGATCGCTCCTAAAGCACAAATAGATTGGGATGTTGCAACCACCTTATTACTGGAAAAGAATATTAAGATCATACATCCGAAGCAATACAGTAGGAATTATGTGAATGGATTCAGATTGAGTTATGGTTCGCTCCCAGAAGATCAGCTGGAGCAAAGTATTGTAATCATTTCCGAAGTTTTTGCTAAACTGTCTGAGTAA
- a CDS encoding thioredoxin family protein has product MKKSIFYHAGCPVCISAEHDIVNLIGLENVEIIHLGNDKSKIEDAEKAGVKSVPALVTPNGNVLHINFGASMEDVKG; this is encoded by the coding sequence ATGAAAAAATCCATTTTTTATCATGCAGGATGTCCTGTATGTATCAGCGCAGAACATGACATCGTTAACCTTATAGGTTTGGAAAATGTTGAAATTATCCATTTAGGAAATGACAAAAGCAAAATTGAAGATGCCGAAAAAGCTGGTGTAAAATCTGTACCCGCTTTGGTGACCCCTAACGGGAATGTTCTTCACATTAATTTTGGGGCATCTATGGAAGATGTGAAAGGTTAA
- a CDS encoding 2,3-bisphosphoglycerate-dependent phosphoglycerate mutase: MAKLFLVRHGQSLWNLENRFTGWQDIDITETGIEEAKNAGIALSKEKIDVAFTSVLIRAEHTLSIILDEIGKPNIPIIMDKALNERSYGDLEGLNKAETAQKYGDEQVYSWRRSYDVVPPGGESLKDTYNRVIPYFEREIAPLLKKGENVLIVAHGNSLRSLIMYLEHLSPDEILEREIATGIPITYIFDENFHVSRREN; this comes from the coding sequence ATGGCAAAATTGTTCTTAGTCCGCCACGGGCAGTCACTCTGGAATCTTGAAAACAGATTTACAGGCTGGCAGGATATTGATATAACAGAAACCGGAATTGAAGAAGCAAAAAATGCAGGAATAGCCCTAAGCAAAGAAAAAATAGATGTTGCTTTTACTTCTGTACTCATCAGAGCAGAACATACCCTTTCCATTATCCTTGATGAAATAGGGAAACCCAATATTCCTATTATTATGGATAAAGCATTGAATGAACGGTCTTATGGAGATCTTGAGGGGCTTAACAAAGCAGAAACGGCACAAAAATATGGTGATGAGCAGGTTTATAGCTGGCGCAGGTCCTATGATGTTGTGCCACCAGGCGGAGAAAGTCTTAAAGATACCTATAACAGGGTTATTCCCTATTTTGAAAGAGAGATTGCCCCACTTTTAAAAAAAGGAGAAAATGTACTTATTGTAGCCCATGGAAATAGTCTGCGTTCATTGATTATGTACCTTGAACATTTATCACCTGACGAAATTTTAGAAAGAGAAATTGCAACAGGTATTCCTATAACCTATATTTTTGATGAAAACTTTCATGTAAGCAGAAGAGAAAACTAG